Proteins encoded by one window of Halosolutus amylolyticus:
- a CDS encoding chemotaxis protein CheW: MAPDLPEKLLGITIDDADEQREESDSSADEEARRWFVFVGLGEHRLALPVDEVKTITEAPTDLTRVPRSPAAIEGVTDLRGDITAVVDPRVHFPVTDDESERNRLLVFDRPADQQSAGIRIDDVIGVEAVPERDVLDENAIEERDLSGDALEHPLVVAIVEQEREPDRTAGSVVATADGESGVDTGASSGPGGVAALARGRSIGSGLDSIGETFDIDADEEVDDAAESEDETTEIVVEATAVIDVDKLLLASGHGANGP; this comes from the coding sequence ATGGCCCCGGATCTGCCCGAAAAGCTTCTCGGAATTACTATCGACGACGCTGACGAGCAACGAGAGGAGTCGGACAGTTCGGCCGACGAGGAGGCACGACGCTGGTTCGTCTTCGTCGGCCTCGGTGAACACCGACTCGCACTCCCGGTCGACGAGGTGAAGACGATCACGGAGGCCCCGACGGACCTGACGCGGGTCCCCCGATCGCCGGCGGCGATCGAGGGGGTGACGGATCTCCGGGGCGACATCACTGCGGTCGTCGATCCACGCGTCCACTTTCCCGTGACGGACGATGAGTCGGAGCGCAACCGGTTGCTGGTCTTCGATCGCCCGGCCGATCAGCAGTCGGCGGGGATCCGGATCGACGACGTGATTGGCGTCGAAGCCGTCCCGGAACGGGACGTCCTCGACGAGAACGCCATCGAGGAGCGTGACCTGTCGGGCGACGCGCTCGAGCACCCGCTCGTCGTCGCGATCGTCGAACAGGAGCGCGAACCGGACCGTACTGCGGGGAGCGTCGTCGCGACGGCCGACGGGGAGAGCGGCGTCGATACCGGGGCCTCGAGCGGACCGGGCGGTGTGGCCGCGCTGGCGCGGGGTCGATCGATCGGAAGCGGCCTCGACTCGATCGGTGAGACGTTCGATATCGACGCCGACGAGGAGGTCGACGACGCGGCGGAGTCGGAGGACGAGACCACGGAGATCGTCGTCGAGGCGACCGCAGTGATCGACGTCGACAAACTGCTGTTAGCGTCGGGACACGGCGCAAACGGCCCGTAG
- a CDS encoding DUF2110 family protein, which translates to MVVLATKLYVEGDARDRALDSLRSLVDNEIGDLDVDFDIGVRHDDFPSVTIEGDDAVVARNVLREEFGEIVPDLEAGETYVGTLESWDDDGFVLDAGQGEGVRIPSAELGLGPGSPEQIRERYGLVQHLPLRFVYEAPDADGRSRLADDEVDRLYEWTRGTGRLNVNSATRAEVRATLNRAGHAQDYVTVERLGLLEQSVICTEGTDPPGLLASVGEYLPAELRCVVP; encoded by the coding sequence ATGGTCGTACTCGCAACCAAACTGTACGTGGAGGGTGACGCCCGCGACCGGGCGCTGGATTCGCTCCGATCGCTCGTCGACAACGAGATCGGGGACCTCGACGTCGACTTCGACATCGGCGTTCGCCACGACGACTTCCCGTCGGTGACGATCGAGGGCGACGACGCGGTCGTCGCACGAAACGTCCTGCGGGAGGAGTTCGGCGAGATCGTCCCCGATCTCGAGGCCGGCGAGACCTACGTCGGAACTCTCGAATCGTGGGACGACGACGGGTTCGTCCTCGACGCCGGACAGGGTGAGGGGGTCCGGATTCCGTCGGCCGAACTCGGGCTGGGCCCGGGATCCCCCGAACAGATCCGCGAGCGCTACGGCCTGGTCCAGCACCTGCCGTTGCGGTTCGTCTACGAGGCTCCGGACGCGGACGGGCGGAGCCGACTCGCCGACGACGAGGTCGATCGGCTCTACGAGTGGACCCGCGGGACCGGCCGGCTCAACGTCAACAGCGCCACACGAGCGGAGGTACGGGCCACGCTCAACCGGGCCGGACACGCCCAGGACTACGTCACCGTCGAACGGCTCGGGCTGCTCGAACAGAGCGTGATCTGCACCGAGGGCACCGATCCGCCGGGACTGCTGGCGAGCGTCGGCGAGTACCTCCCCGCGGAACTGCGCTGTGTCGTTCCCTAG
- a CDS encoding chemotaxis protein CheW produces MTSVSNPRDGGDDGDVSDDVTVLTFELDATSYCVAADAVASVLGVNGEETLTSAADPWNAGTVTVAGERVRVIDLPRVFTSTMRPGDRVDEPKLLVFTPPDDGDTYYGWLVDEVGTTETVRTAALEPTRIATGTRYVRGRIEIDDSAVVWLDERTIHA; encoded by the coding sequence ATGACGTCGGTTTCGAATCCGCGTGACGGCGGCGATGACGGAGACGTATCAGATGACGTTACTGTTCTGACGTTCGAACTCGACGCGACGAGCTACTGCGTCGCGGCCGACGCCGTCGCGTCCGTTCTCGGCGTCAACGGTGAGGAGACGCTCACGTCCGCCGCTGACCCGTGGAACGCCGGCACCGTCACCGTCGCCGGCGAACGAGTTCGGGTCATCGATCTTCCCCGGGTGTTCACGTCGACGATGCGGCCCGGAGACCGGGTCGACGAGCCGAAACTCCTCGTTTTCACTCCCCCGGACGATGGGGACACCTACTACGGCTGGCTCGTCGACGAGGTCGGCACCACGGAGACGGTGCGAACGGCCGCCCTCGAGCCAACGCGAATCGCCACGGGGACCCGGTACGTGCGCGGACGGATCGAAATCGACGACAGCGCGGTCGTCTGGCTCGACGAGCGGACGATTCACGCCTGA
- a CDS encoding DUF5803 family protein, translated as MNRRLVLAILAVALLTMGAGCSAIFGGISDEELDREQEYDDLRDSDADVAIDIEGGSLIGDGEFRAVYDLNDTEELSLYRSTFYRDEALDIHSVRYWYPNGTELNGSELDVDQGRSSTDVVVPDGNGTLAFSGSAGGKTFRLPAYVTGSYEVTLPEDHRTSNFLFGDVNPGGFERETVDGNRERLVWDEVDSTISLRFYHARDITLFAGLVGTVVLLGGVGIGYYYRKVKRLREQRAEMGVDVDLDDDDDGGPPPGLR; from the coding sequence ATGAATCGACGGCTCGTTCTCGCGATCCTCGCGGTCGCGCTCCTCACGATGGGAGCCGGCTGTTCGGCGATCTTCGGCGGCATCTCCGACGAGGAACTCGATCGCGAACAGGAGTACGACGATCTCAGGGACAGCGACGCCGACGTGGCGATCGACATCGAGGGCGGGAGCCTGATCGGTGACGGCGAGTTCCGCGCGGTGTACGACCTCAACGACACCGAGGAACTCTCGCTGTACCGATCGACGTTCTATCGCGACGAGGCGCTCGACATCCACAGCGTCCGGTACTGGTACCCCAACGGGACGGAACTGAACGGCTCGGAACTCGACGTCGACCAGGGCCGATCGAGCACGGACGTCGTCGTGCCGGACGGCAACGGCACCCTCGCGTTCTCGGGGTCGGCAGGCGGCAAGACCTTCCGTCTTCCGGCGTACGTGACGGGATCGTACGAGGTGACTCTCCCGGAAGACCACCGGACGTCGAACTTCCTGTTCGGCGACGTCAATCCGGGCGGCTTCGAGCGCGAGACGGTCGACGGCAACCGGGAGCGGCTGGTCTGGGACGAGGTCGACAGTACGATCTCACTCAGGTTCTATCACGCCAGGGACATTACGCTGTTCGCCGGGCTCGTGGGGACGGTCGTCCTGCTCGGTGGCGTCGGGATCGGGTACTATTACCGGAAAGTCAAACGGCTTCGCGAACAGCGAGCGGAGATGGGGGTAGATGTCGACCTCGATGACGACGACGACGGCGGCCCACCGCCGGGCTTGCGGTAA
- a CDS encoding chemotaxis protein CheC: MKLDVNALGTFYRMAREGAGLAAGRLTHMTDVETQVGVTKLNFMRGREIRRDFDDSSEKVGIRVKLTGAIEGYSVVIFERENALRLVETLLSEADGEEFDEMTRSAATEVGHIMNSGFIDGWADVLEAVIDVSTPEFVEGQSADAFFGDIAEAPDDDDLALLFQSRIETVGTEVGFSHYLFPKRESMSQLLDQLRTSDGIEYDKLDGFDRMAERGAEEVAKTATTLTGIDTSVEIRRLNFVSLEAIPEQVADETLVGVAFEFDGMPSGYLLFLFDEESAHEIVDAMVPAEIEEDGFGEMGTSAITELGNIMASGFLDGWANVLDTTIDHSTPEFIHDIGAAAVDPVIIQLGENQDFAFVFDTVVVADGREFDCEVYAIPDEDDLERALNDLDVDRIEEAPTTAEFQEVDNA; this comes from the coding sequence ATGAAACTCGACGTCAACGCGCTCGGAACGTTCTATCGCATGGCTCGCGAGGGCGCGGGCCTCGCTGCCGGCCGGCTGACACACATGACCGACGTCGAGACGCAGGTCGGGGTCACGAAACTCAACTTCATGCGTGGACGGGAGATCCGCCGTGACTTCGACGACTCGAGCGAGAAGGTCGGCATTCGCGTCAAACTCACGGGGGCCATCGAGGGCTACTCGGTGGTGATCTTCGAACGCGAGAACGCCCTCCGACTCGTCGAAACCCTCCTCTCGGAGGCCGACGGCGAGGAGTTCGACGAGATGACCCGGAGCGCCGCCACCGAGGTCGGCCACATCATGAACAGCGGGTTCATCGACGGCTGGGCCGACGTCCTGGAGGCCGTGATCGACGTCTCGACCCCCGAGTTCGTCGAGGGCCAGTCGGCGGACGCGTTCTTCGGCGACATCGCGGAAGCACCCGACGACGACGACCTCGCCCTGCTCTTCCAGAGCCGGATCGAGACGGTCGGCACCGAGGTCGGGTTCAGCCACTATCTCTTCCCGAAGCGGGAGTCGATGTCCCAGCTCCTGGACCAGCTCCGGACGAGCGACGGGATCGAGTACGACAAACTCGACGGCTTCGATCGGATGGCCGAACGCGGTGCCGAGGAGGTGGCCAAGACGGCGACGACCCTGACCGGGATCGACACCAGCGTCGAGATCCGCCGGTTGAACTTCGTCTCGCTCGAGGCGATTCCCGAGCAGGTCGCAGACGAGACACTCGTCGGCGTCGCCTTCGAGTTCGACGGGATGCCGAGCGGCTATCTCCTCTTCCTGTTCGACGAGGAGTCGGCCCACGAAATCGTCGACGCGATGGTCCCGGCGGAGATCGAGGAGGACGGCTTCGGCGAGATGGGCACCAGCGCGATCACGGAACTGGGCAACATCATGGCCAGTGGCTTTCTCGACGGCTGGGCGAACGTGCTCGACACGACGATCGACCACTCGACGCCGGAGTTCATCCACGACATCGGCGCGGCGGCGGTCGATCCCGTCATCATCCAGCTCGGGGAGAACCAGGACTTCGCGTTCGTCTTCGACACCGTCGTCGTCGCGGACGGTCGTGAGTTCGACTGCGAGGTGTACGCCATCCCCGACGAAGACGACCTCGAACGGGCACTGAACGATCTCGACGTCGATCGGATCGAGGAGGCACCGACAACTGCGGAGTTCCAGGAAGTCGATAACGCATGA
- the cheY gene encoding chemotaxis protein CheY, with protein sequence MSTGVLIVDDSHFMRNLLRQILEQDYRILGEASNGAEAVKLYKEYDPDIVMMDIVMPKCNGIKATAAIKKLDPNARVIMCTSVGQREKMKLAVKAGADGYVTKPFEEPSVRKALSDVVAA encoded by the coding sequence ATGTCGACAGGGGTGCTCATCGTGGACGACTCTCATTTTATGCGGAATTTGCTCCGACAGATCCTAGAACAGGATTACCGCATTCTCGGAGAGGCGTCCAACGGCGCTGAAGCAGTCAAACTGTACAAAGAATACGATCCGGACATCGTAATGATGGACATCGTGATGCCGAAATGCAACGGCATCAAGGCCACCGCGGCGATCAAGAAACTCGACCCCAATGCGCGCGTCATCATGTGTACGAGCGTCGGCCAGCGGGAGAAGATGAAACTCGCCGTGAAAGCTGGCGCGGACGGCTACGTCACGAAACCGTTCGAAGAACCCAGCGTCAGAAAGGCCCTCTCCGACGTCGTCGCTGCATGA
- a CDS encoding transcription factor, with product MAFEDLLEDPVIQKYLHELVGPKGMPVAAAPPDGEVTDEELAEELDLELNDVRRALFILYENDLATYRRLRDEDSGWLTYLWTFEYDNIPENLEEEMYRLHEALEDRREYERNHEFYLCEICSIRFEFGEAMDFGFECPECGSPVESMDNDRLVNAMDDRLEALEDELNIDAGA from the coding sequence ATGGCTTTTGAGGACCTGCTCGAGGATCCGGTCATCCAGAAGTACTTGCACGAGCTCGTCGGTCCCAAGGGGATGCCCGTCGCGGCGGCACCGCCGGACGGGGAAGTGACCGACGAGGAACTCGCGGAGGAACTCGACCTCGAGTTGAACGACGTGCGCCGGGCGCTGTTTATCCTCTACGAGAACGACCTGGCGACGTACCGTCGGCTCCGGGACGAGGATTCGGGGTGGCTCACCTACCTCTGGACCTTCGAGTACGACAACATCCCGGAGAATCTCGAGGAGGAGATGTACCGGCTCCACGAGGCCCTGGAGGACCGCCGGGAGTACGAGCGCAACCACGAGTTCTACCTCTGTGAGATCTGCTCGATCCGGTTCGAGTTCGGCGAGGCGATGGACTTCGGCTTCGAGTGTCCGGAGTGTGGCTCGCCGGTCGAATCGATGGACAACGACCGACTCGTCAATGCGATGGACGATCGACTCGAGGCGCTCGAGGACGAACTCAACATCGACGCGGGAGCCTGA
- a CDS encoding universal stress protein: MDQPAETPTRDLLAHVLVPVAHEADARVTARALEPYDPDRVTALHVVEKGEGVPDKTPVEQSEELAADAFAAVREVFPDADDHVAYGRNVAKSIFAAADEVDASAIAYRAREGGRLARFLSGDLTLKLVTQADRPVVALPQTDGGED; this comes from the coding sequence ATGGACCAGCCAGCGGAGACGCCAACACGCGATCTGCTCGCACACGTTCTCGTTCCCGTCGCACACGAGGCCGACGCCAGGGTGACGGCCCGCGCGCTCGAGCCGTACGACCCGGACCGCGTCACGGCACTCCACGTCGTCGAGAAGGGCGAGGGCGTGCCGGACAAGACCCCGGTCGAACAGTCCGAAGAACTGGCCGCGGACGCCTTCGCCGCCGTCCGGGAGGTGTTCCCCGACGCCGACGACCACGTCGCGTACGGCAGGAACGTCGCCAAGTCGATCTTCGCGGCCGCAGACGAGGTCGACGCGAGCGCGATCGCGTACCGGGCACGCGAGGGTGGCCGCCTCGCCCGGTTCCTCTCCGGCGATCTCACGCTGAAGCTCGTCACACAGGCCGATCGGCCCGTCGTCGCGCTCCCCCAGACCGACGGTGGCGAGGACTGA
- the cheB gene encoding chemotaxis-specific protein-glutamate methyltransferase CheB, which produces MTGVLVVDDSQFMRTVIGNALSDAGYDVETASNGAEAIDAVAEYDPDVVTMDVEMPELGGIEAVERIMATNPTLILMLSAYTESGTEATLDALERGAVEFLHKPDPSNPGSKNIAHLAEEVVETVDELADADVSSLALARAAAAVHSTSSATDAVSNRSATPAAGPVTESGTATASPGAGPTPAPGAGADPDAAGEDEAIEPVSIDDEPDADPTIVIGASTGGPKIVERLFTRLPAALGATVLVVQHMPVGFTGRFADRLDSLSEYDVREASDGDRIGPGEAAVAPGDHHLEVARATDGSLVLRLDDGPRIHGVRPAIDVTMETAAEAVADPLCGVVLTGMGRDGAGGIEAISAAGGHTIAQDEATSPVFGIPCQAIETGCIDEVAPASEIVDEIVDAFATDGENDD; this is translated from the coding sequence ATGACGGGAGTACTCGTTGTCGACGACTCGCAGTTCATGCGGACAGTCATCGGCAACGCGCTCTCCGACGCTGGCTACGACGTCGAAACGGCATCGAACGGCGCGGAAGCGATCGACGCCGTCGCGGAGTACGATCCCGACGTCGTGACGATGGACGTCGAGATGCCCGAACTGGGCGGGATCGAGGCCGTCGAGCGGATCATGGCGACGAATCCGACGCTGATTCTCATGCTCAGTGCGTACACGGAATCCGGCACGGAAGCCACGCTCGACGCGCTGGAACGCGGCGCCGTGGAGTTCCTCCACAAGCCGGACCCCAGCAATCCGGGATCGAAGAACATCGCACACCTCGCCGAGGAGGTCGTCGAGACGGTCGACGAACTCGCCGACGCGGACGTCTCCTCGCTCGCGCTCGCCCGGGCTGCCGCGGCCGTCCACTCGACGAGCAGTGCGACGGATGCCGTGAGCAACCGGTCGGCCACGCCCGCGGCGGGCCCCGTCACCGAATCCGGGACGGCGACGGCCTCGCCGGGAGCCGGTCCGACACCGGCACCCGGAGCAGGTGCCGATCCGGACGCGGCAGGCGAGGACGAGGCGATCGAACCGGTCTCGATCGACGACGAACCCGACGCCGATCCGACGATCGTGATCGGTGCGTCGACCGGCGGGCCGAAGATCGTCGAACGACTCTTCACGCGGCTCCCGGCGGCGCTGGGCGCGACGGTCCTCGTCGTCCAGCACATGCCCGTGGGCTTTACCGGCCGGTTCGCCGATCGACTCGACTCGCTGAGCGAGTACGACGTCCGTGAAGCGTCGGACGGCGATCGGATCGGTCCCGGCGAGGCGGCGGTCGCACCCGGCGATCACCACCTCGAGGTGGCACGGGCTACCGACGGGAGCCTCGTCCTCCGACTGGACGACGGGCCGCGGATTCACGGCGTTCGGCCGGCGATCGACGTGACGATGGAGACCGCCGCCGAGGCTGTCGCCGACCCGCTCTGTGGCGTCGTGTTGACCGGCATGGGTCGTGACGGGGCCGGCGGTATCGAGGCGATTTCGGCCGCCGGCGGCCACACCATCGCCCAGGACGAGGCGACGAGTCCGGTCTTTGGCATCCCCTGTCAGGCGATCGAAACGGGTTGTATCGACGAGGTTGCCCCCGCAAGCGAGATCGTCGACGAGATCGTCGACGCGTTTGCAACGGACGGTGAGAACGATGACTGA
- a CDS encoding Hpt domain-containing protein, whose product MTDYVTDFVQESDEQITELNNALLTLERDPDDDEAMENIFRIAHTLKGNCGAMGLESASDLAHAIEDLLDAVRAGDLDVTSELMDVVFDAVDELETMIDEVEATGEIETDPSATIEALRGQLGEPSRPPSIDPPSESEIDDVLSRFEPPADDEHDAYLARLAITPDDEINNGPLVVEALIDAFDLIGTVPGRERIDADEYGGCFDAVFGSAVGETAIRSGLEPVDEVTDFEIVDVTDRFDAIGAVGSDGATDETADGTEPVADEDLPDELSNEEAQELEVDELLDEFDEFDDLDEKVEELEDDDLDAFDEMGDAGSFDDLLDEEDIEAEPATPSDDAGIQDAGSADVAAGEAASTGDAPADDEEVDDAGAVFEELKDEVEMVGFDELQDELEKLEFDEFDDEDEVDMDELLGEDVDLDDDSFLGDEPSDEAIDEMLVDDSPADADDVLVDDSPADADDVLVDDSPADADDVLVDDSPADTSVDPDDAFVEDDSASDARADATTDEAASTESGDSATATAEPVGAVEEPDADEAVPIDAGEDGSEPIEGTDAGEDGSEPASADQDDDLADVVTEETIGANSVTDESDADAFGDESATAADDAGTSPIEPESDGASGDAADDAVEAEPADEAEPADEEIDDVPAADSDDDAFDDTAAVADDVAGADFDDDAEPDDSVGTGFESDDLAVDEAESFADGFDDQFEDEDTFDADVIEDDGFEDDAFDDDDGFEDDAFDDDPFDGVLDDDGFEDDAIAGGEFDTPDTEFDASDDPVDSFGDDAVDTTDEDDVVRVVDEPEFEIPDVTIPEQSDRPDAEQQTDEIQSVRVDVEQIDSLLTLVEGLVTSRVRLRHAIETGQDLQAIATELDDLEDLTTDLQETVMDVRLVPLETVANRLPRVVRDIAREQDKEVAFEMTGESVELDRSILDRIGDPLIHLVRNAVDHGIEPPEERAAADKPREGTVAVTADRSRDRVRITVSDDGSGLDPDRLRSEAVDADILTEDEVADLPDDEAYDLIFHPGLSTADEVTDVSGRGVGMDVVKRTIKDLDGSVEIDSEAGAGTTVTMTLPVSVAIDDILFVECGGEEFGVPTKAVADIEDASVVEARDGEPVLSDEEGEWSVVQLDEVLDTPRAGANGNGMIVRIRDEVRPIALRCDHVHGQQEVVVKPFEGFMRGIPGLSGATVRGRGEVVNILDVTTL is encoded by the coding sequence ATGACTGATTACGTGACCGATTTCGTTCAGGAGAGCGACGAACAAATCACGGAGTTGAACAACGCCTTGCTCACGCTGGAGCGAGACCCCGACGACGACGAGGCGATGGAGAACATCTTCCGTATCGCCCACACGCTCAAGGGGAACTGCGGTGCGATGGGCCTCGAGTCGGCGAGCGATCTCGCCCACGCGATCGAAGATCTCCTCGACGCAGTCCGGGCCGGCGACCTCGACGTCACGTCGGAGTTGATGGACGTCGTCTTCGACGCCGTCGACGAACTCGAGACGATGATCGACGAGGTCGAGGCGACCGGCGAGATCGAGACCGATCCATCGGCGACGATCGAGGCCCTCCGGGGCCAACTCGGGGAGCCGTCCAGGCCACCGTCGATCGACCCGCCGAGCGAGAGCGAGATCGACGATGTCCTCTCGCGGTTCGAACCGCCGGCCGACGACGAACACGACGCGTATCTCGCACGGCTCGCGATCACCCCGGACGACGAGATCAACAACGGCCCGCTGGTCGTCGAGGCGCTGATCGACGCGTTCGACCTGATCGGAACCGTGCCCGGGCGAGAGCGGATCGACGCCGACGAGTACGGCGGGTGCTTCGACGCGGTCTTCGGCAGCGCCGTCGGCGAGACCGCGATCCGGTCCGGGCTGGAACCGGTCGACGAGGTCACCGACTTCGAGATCGTCGACGTGACCGATCGGTTCGACGCGATCGGCGCAGTCGGATCCGATGGTGCGACCGACGAAACCGCGGACGGGACCGAACCCGTCGCCGACGAGGACCTCCCGGACGAACTCTCCAACGAGGAGGCCCAGGAGCTCGAGGTCGACGAACTGCTCGACGAGTTCGACGAGTTCGACGACCTGGACGAGAAAGTCGAGGAACTCGAGGACGATGACCTGGACGCGTTCGACGAGATGGGTGACGCGGGATCCTTCGACGACCTCCTCGACGAGGAGGACATCGAAGCGGAGCCCGCCACCCCGTCGGACGACGCCGGGATTCAGGACGCCGGATCGGCCGACGTCGCGGCCGGGGAAGCCGCGTCGACTGGCGACGCGCCGGCCGACGACGAGGAAGTCGACGACGCCGGTGCGGTCTTCGAGGAACTCAAAGACGAGGTCGAGATGGTCGGCTTCGACGAACTCCAGGACGAACTCGAGAAACTCGAGTTCGACGAGTTCGACGACGAAGACGAGGTCGACATGGACGAACTGCTCGGCGAGGACGTCGACCTCGACGACGACTCGTTCCTCGGAGACGAGCCCTCGGACGAGGCGATCGACGAGATGCTGGTCGACGACTCGCCAGCCGACGCGGACGACGTGCTGGTCGACGACTCGCCAGCCGACGCGGACGACGTGCTGGTCGACGACTCGCCAGCCGACGCGGACGACGTGCTGGTCGACGACTCGCCGGCCGACACCTCGGTCGATCCCGACGACGCGTTCGTCGAGGACGACTCGGCGAGCGACGCTCGCGCCGACGCGACGACCGACGAGGCGGCTTCGACCGAGTCTGGGGATAGTGCAACTGCGACGGCCGAACCGGTCGGCGCGGTCGAGGAACCCGACGCGGACGAGGCAGTGCCGATCGACGCCGGGGAAGACGGTTCCGAGCCGATCGAGGGAACCGACGCCGGGGAAGACGGTTCCGAGCCGGCCAGCGCCGACCAGGACGACGACCTCGCCGACGTCGTCACGGAGGAGACGATCGGCGCGAACTCCGTGACCGACGAGTCGGACGCCGACGCGTTCGGTGACGAGTCGGCGACGGCGGCGGACGACGCCGGCACGTCGCCGATCGAACCCGAGAGCGACGGTGCATCGGGTGACGCCGCGGACGACGCAGTCGAGGCGGAACCGGCAGACGAGGCGGAACCGGCAGACGAGGAAATCGACGACGTCCCTGCTGCCGACTCGGACGACGACGCCTTTGACGACACGGCGGCCGTCGCGGACGACGTCGCTGGTGCCGACTTCGACGACGACGCGGAACCCGACGACTCCGTCGGGACCGGGTTCGAGTCGGACGACCTCGCGGTCGACGAGGCCGAATCATTCGCGGACGGGTTCGACGATCAGTTCGAAGACGAGGACACGTTCGACGCTGACGTGATCGAGGACGATGGGTTCGAGGACGACGCGTTCGACGACGATGATGGGTTCGAGGACGACGCGTTCGACGACGATCCGTTCGACGGTGTGCTCGACGACGATGGGTTCGAGGACGATGCGATCGCGGGTGGCGAGTTCGACACCCCGGACACAGAGTTCGACGCGTCGGACGACCCCGTCGACTCCTTCGGAGACGACGCGGTCGACACGACCGACGAGGACGACGTCGTCCGGGTGGTCGACGAACCGGAGTTCGAGATTCCGGACGTTACGATCCCGGAGCAATCCGATCGGCCGGACGCCGAGCAACAGACCGACGAAATCCAGTCGGTCCGCGTCGACGTCGAACAGATCGACTCGTTGCTGACCCTGGTCGAGGGACTGGTTACGAGTCGCGTTCGTCTCCGGCACGCGATCGAGACCGGGCAGGACTTGCAGGCGATCGCGACCGAACTCGACGACCTGGAGGACCTGACGACGGACCTCCAGGAGACGGTGATGGACGTCCGTCTCGTGCCGCTCGAGACGGTCGCGAACCGCCTGCCACGCGTGGTGCGTGACATCGCGCGCGAACAGGACAAGGAGGTCGCGTTCGAGATGACCGGGGAGAGCGTCGAACTCGATCGGAGCATCCTCGATCGGATCGGCGACCCGCTCATCCACCTGGTTCGCAACGCGGTCGACCACGGGATCGAGCCGCCCGAAGAACGGGCGGCCGCCGACAAGCCCCGGGAGGGGACCGTGGCCGTGACCGCCGATCGATCGCGCGACCGGGTCCGGATCACGGTCTCCGACGACGGGAGCGGCCTCGATCCGGATCGCCTGCGATCCGAGGCCGTGGATGCCGACATCCTCACCGAGGACGAGGTGGCCGACCTGCCGGACGACGAGGCGTACGACCTCATCTTCCACCCCGGTCTCTCGACGGCCGACGAGGTGACCGACGTCAGCGGCCGCGGCGTCGGGATGGACGTCGTCAAACGGACGATCAAGGACCTGGACGGCTCCGTCGAGATCGACAGCGAGGCCGGTGCCGGAACGACGGTGACGATGACGTTGCCGGTGTCGGTCGCGATCGACGACATCCTGTTCGTCGAGTGTGGCGGCGAGGAGTTCGGCGTCCCGACCAAGGCGGTCGCCGACATCGAGGACGCGTCCGTGGTCGAGGCCCGGGACGGCGAGCCCGTTCTCTCCGACGAGGAGGGAGAGTGGTCGGTCGTCCAGCTCGACGAGGTGCTCGACACGCCACGAGCCGGCGCCAACGGTAACGGGATGATCGTTCGCATCCGCGACGAGGTCAGGCCGATCGCGCTTCGATGCGATCACGTGCACGGCCAGCAGGAGGTCGTCGTCAAGCCCTTCGAAGGCTTCATGCGTGGCATCCCCGGACTCAGTGGGGCAACGGTTCGGGGTCGGGGAGAGGTAGTCAACATCCTGGACGTGACGACACTATGA
- a CDS encoding chemotaxis protein CheC — translation MTMKVDIRKLSFINEMAKVGTNGVADNMSKLTGEDAQMEVTKTNFIDVDDIESQLEPGKRVGVRVRLLDPPHGHILILFPEASAKKITAIMLRDVVDDMSDVSGKMARSAVEEMGNMMASGFIDGWADVLGRAIDIAAPQLVYAPAGDIVTRTASLGGDDLALFFDSDLTVPSYQIEAEIYAFPDLAEFVEMVNGIEVQPA, via the coding sequence ATGACGATGAAAGTCGACATTCGGAAGCTGAGTTTCATCAACGAAATGGCAAAGGTCGGCACGAACGGCGTCGCCGACAACATGAGCAAACTGACGGGCGAGGACGCCCAGATGGAGGTCACGAAGACGAACTTCATCGACGTCGACGACATCGAGAGTCAACTCGAGCCCGGGAAACGGGTCGGCGTCCGCGTCCGGCTCCTCGATCCCCCGCACGGACACATCCTGATCCTGTTCCCGGAGGCGAGCGCGAAGAAGATCACGGCGATCATGCTTCGCGACGTCGTCGACGACATGTCCGACGTCTCCGGCAAGATGGCCAGAAGCGCCGTCGAGGAGATGGGGAACATGATGGCGAGTGGCTTCATCGACGGCTGGGCCGACGTGCTCGGGCGTGCGATCGATATCGCGGCGCCACAGCTGGTGTACGCGCCGGCAGGCGACATCGTCACCCGGACGGCAAGCCTCGGCGGCGACGACCTCGCGCTGTTCTTCGACTCCGATCTGACCGTGCCGAGCTACCAGATCGAGGCGGAGATCTACGCGTTCCCGGACCTCGCAGAGTTCGTCGAGATGGTCAACGGAATCGAAGTCCAGCCCGCATGA